The proteins below come from a single Papaver somniferum cultivar HN1 chromosome 11, ASM357369v1, whole genome shotgun sequence genomic window:
- the LOC113324028 gene encoding F-box protein At3g07870-like has translation MENLHSDLLENILSRLPTEPALHAKRVCTTWRAILRKKTERSGFLFRFSHAESKVRVRRQLFYEDEYDHYDHAKINYYHSDKTRSEIEHGIFFTSTFHPKDIIVGSCNYLVCFGKAVDLGPVPSQICNPLTGECVFLPQYNTSKYPGGSVSNGFGYFPKTNKYKVVTIHFNHMNQEGHIQVYTVGGCKWRYVGFISCFDRDGYDYSSGVYANGALYWLHECVSGRLQEEEQSQIVAFYLEGETLRHIELPDSGSPDKLLGGNNNLYLVYTNCESSCIDIWVYKNSGTG, from the coding sequence ATGGAGAATCTGCACAGTGATCTCTTGGAAAACATACTTTCTCGATTACCTACGGAGCCAGCTTTACATGCCAAACGTGTATGCACAACTTGGAGAGCAATCCTTCGTAAGAAAACTGAAAGGTCTGGTTTTCTTTTCCGTTTTTCTCATGCCGAAAGTAAAGTTAGGGTTAGGAGACAACTTTTCTATGAAGATGAGTATGATCATTATGATCACGCAAAGATAAACTATTACCACTCTGACAAGACACGTTCGGAGATAGAACATGGCATATTTTTTACGTCGACATTCCATCCAAAAGATATCATTGTCGGGTCTTGCAATTATTTGGTTTGTTTTGGCAAAGCTGTTGACCTAGGTCCAGTGCCTTCTCAAATCTGCAATCCGTTAACTGGAGAATGTGTCTTTCTTCCCCAGTATAACACTTCTAAATATCCTGGTGGTAGCGTGTCAAATGGGTTTGGTTATTTCCCTAAGACTAATAAATACAAGGTTGTTACGATACATTTTAATCATATGAATCAAGAAGGACATATTCAAGTATATACCGTTGGGGGATGTAAGTGGAGATATGTTGGATTTATCAGCTGCTTCGATCGTGACGGATATGATTATTCTTCCGGTGTCTATGCAAATGGAGCGCTTTACTGGTTGCACGAATGCGTTAGTGGTCGtttacaagaagaagaacaaagtcaGATTGTGGCCTTTTATTTAGAAGGGGAGACGCTCCGTCACATTGAATTGCCAGATTCTGGTTCTCCAGATAAATTACTTGGAGGGAACAATAATTTGTATCTGGTCTATACAAACTGTGAATCTTCTTGCATCGACATATGGGTATACAAGAACTCCGGTACTGGTTAA